The Fimbriimonas ginsengisoli Gsoil 348 genome window below encodes:
- a CDS encoding glycoside hydrolase 43 family protein: MKRVSYGNSAKLLSSALALHLMISGSAGAVANDVNLLKTKVRHVKTDSTHKAQNPILWADVPDVAIVRVGRTYYMSSTTMHMSPGLPIMKSTDLVNWKIASYAYETLADTDELNLKGGKNDYGRGSWASSLAYHDGTFYATTFSLSTGKTYIFRTKNPNKTPWKATSFAPLFGDHSLYFDDDGRAYIVHGNNGQMRITELKSDLTGVQPGGLDQAIIPNASTVAPGIVGLPAEGSQFRKINGKYYLCNIVWPKRDMRTEIIHRADQLTGPYEGRVLFHDQGIAQGGLIDTPKGDWFAYLFQDHGAVGRIPFLVPVKWVDGWPVLGVDGKAPTTLNLPASKLGVSGIVASDEFDRRPGDRPLPLAWQWNHNPDNANWSLAAHPGSLRLTAGRVDPELSQARNTLTQRTFGPESSATTAVDVSHMKDGDFAGLTVFQKKYGFVGVKATGDARSIVMVSAKSNKPEEITSIPLAQKTVFLKIDCDFKDRADKAYFYYSLNGKDWSAIGESLHMVYDIPHFMGYRFGLFNFATKTAGGFVDFDFFRLSDKITALP; the protein is encoded by the coding sequence ATGAAGAGAGTAAGTTATGGTAACAGCGCAAAACTTCTGAGTTCCGCCCTGGCGCTTCACCTGATGATCTCCGGGAGCGCGGGGGCGGTTGCGAACGACGTCAACTTGCTCAAGACGAAGGTGAGGCACGTGAAGACAGACTCGACCCATAAGGCGCAAAATCCGATCCTTTGGGCGGATGTTCCGGACGTGGCGATCGTGCGCGTGGGACGCACCTATTACATGAGCAGCACCACGATGCACATGAGTCCGGGGCTGCCGATCATGAAATCGACGGACCTCGTGAATTGGAAGATTGCCAGCTACGCGTACGAAACGCTGGCCGACACGGACGAGCTCAACCTGAAGGGCGGAAAGAACGACTACGGCAGAGGCTCCTGGGCCAGCAGCCTGGCGTACCACGACGGAACGTTTTACGCCACCACGTTCTCGCTCTCGACCGGCAAGACGTACATCTTCCGCACCAAGAACCCCAACAAGACCCCTTGGAAGGCAACCTCGTTTGCGCCACTCTTCGGTGACCACTCCCTGTATTTCGACGACGATGGTCGCGCTTACATCGTCCACGGAAACAATGGCCAAATGCGGATAACCGAGCTCAAGTCGGACCTTACCGGCGTCCAGCCCGGTGGATTGGATCAGGCAATCATCCCTAATGCCAGCACAGTGGCCCCAGGCATCGTTGGTTTGCCCGCTGAAGGCTCGCAATTCCGAAAGATCAACGGCAAGTACTACCTGTGCAATATCGTCTGGCCAAAGCGGGACATGCGCACCGAGATCATCCACCGAGCCGACCAGCTCACCGGTCCCTACGAAGGCAGAGTGCTATTCCATGACCAAGGCATCGCCCAAGGCGGCCTGATCGATACTCCGAAGGGAGACTGGTTCGCCTATCTATTCCAAGATCACGGCGCGGTCGGTCGCATTCCATTTCTCGTGCCGGTGAAGTGGGTTGACGGTTGGCCCGTTCTCGGTGTCGATGGCAAAGCTCCGACGACGCTAAACCTACCGGCGAGCAAGCTCGGCGTCTCCGGCATCGTAGCTTCCGATGAGTTCGATCGGAGGCCCGGCGACCGGCCCCTGCCCTTGGCATGGCAGTGGAACCACAATCCCGATAACGCTAATTGGTCGCTCGCCGCGCACCCGGGCAGCCTGCGCTTGACCGCCGGCCGCGTGGATCCAGAGTTGAGCCAAGCCCGCAACACGCTCACCCAAAGAACCTTTGGGCCCGAGAGTTCGGCGACGACCGCGGTCGACGTGAGCCACATGAAAGATGGTGACTTCGCGGGACTCACGGTGTTTCAAAAGAAATACGGCTTCGTCGGCGTCAAGGCGACGGGCGATGCCCGTTCAATCGTCATGGTCAGCGCCAAGTCGAATAAGCCGGAAGAGATCACCAGCATTCCGTTAGCGCAGAAGACGGTCTTCCTAAAGATCGACTGCGACTTCAAGGACCGTGCAGACAAGGCGTATTTCTACTACAGCCTCAACGGAAAGGACTGGAGTGCCATCGGCGAGTCGCTACATATGGTCTACGACATCCCGCACTTTATGGGCTATCGCTTCGGCCTGTTCAACTTCGCAACCAAGACGGCGGGCGGCTTCGTCGATTTCGACTTCTTCCGCCTGAGCGATAAGATCACTGCCCTTCCGTGA
- a CDS encoding dihydrofolate reductase family protein gives MGKVRVAGFAVSVDGFGAGAEQSLENPLGKRGQELHNWFYPTQTFRSMFGKEGETEGADACFAKASAEGFGAFILGRNMFGPVRGEWPDEEWKGWWGDDPPYHAPTFILTHHARAPIVMEGGTTFYFVTEGIESALAQAKAAGGDLDVKIGGGVSTVRQYLLAGAIDELHLAVSPVLLGQGESLFAGIDLPGLGYRVTEVVPTERATHLVLTR, from the coding sequence GTGGGTAAGGTTCGGGTTGCCGGGTTTGCGGTTTCGGTCGATGGGTTTGGGGCGGGGGCGGAGCAGAGTTTGGAGAATCCGTTAGGGAAACGGGGGCAAGAGTTACACAATTGGTTCTACCCGACGCAAACCTTTCGATCGATGTTCGGGAAAGAGGGGGAAACGGAAGGGGCAGATGCTTGCTTCGCGAAGGCCTCGGCGGAAGGGTTCGGAGCGTTCATCCTCGGCCGCAATATGTTTGGGCCGGTCCGCGGCGAGTGGCCGGACGAGGAATGGAAGGGGTGGTGGGGCGACGATCCCCCTTATCACGCGCCGACCTTCATCCTCACCCACCACGCCCGGGCGCCGATTGTGATGGAGGGCGGGACGACCTTCTATTTCGTCACCGAAGGGATCGAGTCGGCGCTCGCCCAGGCCAAGGCCGCCGGGGGCGACCTGGACGTGAAGATCGGCGGCGGAGTCTCGACGGTCCGCCAGTACCTGCTCGCGGGAGCGATCGACGAGCTGCACCTAGCGGTGTCGCCGGTCCTTCTCGGGCAGGGGGAATCGCTATTCGCCGGGATCGACCTGCCAGGGCTCGGGTATCGGGTGACGGAGGTGGTTCCGACGGAACGGGCGACCCACCTTGTGTTGACTCGGTGA
- a CDS encoding ankyrin repeat domain-containing protein, with the protein MGRLHRLVRWAKHEDVKAEIERGADVNEIAGNLTPLDHAIKNDDVAMVDILIRAGADVNQGHPKTGRRPLHSAASSPDLRILELLLEAGADLEGCRETSTPLCFAAAFRKREAYDRLIKAGANALATMKGKVASEWLTSAAAADEYMQQRWETDSKEKRPDEYEPLLRKMMGEYPTAEEYAAHRGNDIFVFSLDRGVFTDPEVQKWARDLGEILRSPERLKECEERFLSGAELARARRERRHFERRLALQEGRKERIALAARGIASTHFDP; encoded by the coding sequence ATGGGAAGGCTTCATCGCTTGGTGCGCTGGGCTAAGCATGAAGATGTAAAGGCGGAGATTGAGCGCGGCGCGGATGTGAACGAAATCGCGGGCAACTTAACTCCCCTCGACCATGCCATCAAGAATGACGATGTCGCGATGGTCGATATTCTCATTCGAGCCGGCGCCGACGTAAATCAGGGGCACCCGAAGACGGGCCGACGGCCGCTCCACAGTGCGGCTTCTAGTCCGGACCTACGGATCTTGGAATTACTGCTCGAGGCCGGGGCTGACCTCGAGGGTTGCCGCGAGACTTCGACTCCGCTATGCTTTGCCGCGGCTTTCCGCAAACGGGAAGCTTACGATCGCCTGATCAAAGCCGGGGCGAATGCGCTGGCGACGATGAAAGGGAAGGTGGCCAGCGAATGGCTAACGTCCGCAGCCGCCGCCGATGAATACATGCAGCAGCGCTGGGAGACGGATTCGAAGGAGAAAAGGCCGGACGAGTACGAGCCACTTCTCCGAAAAATGATGGGGGAGTATCCCACGGCAGAGGAGTACGCCGCGCATCGCGGCAACGATATCTTTGTGTTCAGCTTGGATCGAGGCGTCTTCACGGACCCTGAGGTGCAGAAGTGGGCACGGGACCTCGGCGAGATTCTTCGATCGCCCGAGCGACTCAAGGAGTGCGAAGAGCGGTTCCTAAGTGGCGCCGAACTGGCCAGAGCCCGCCGCGAGCGCAGGCACTTTGAGCGGCGACTCGCCCTCCAGGAAGGTCGAAAAGAACGCATTGCCCTTGCTGCCAGGGGAATCGCTTCGACGCATTTTGACCCGTAA
- a CDS encoding PH domain-containing protein, whose translation MPTETFKASRLTKGNFLFPTTIEVSEKAVTRRKRSWFSRDEISVSIGKVASVHIQTGLIWSTILIESSGGADPLTSHGHSKGDATRIKELIENYQAEHANLGDEDRP comes from the coding sequence GTGCCAACCGAAACCTTTAAAGCGAGCCGCTTGACGAAGGGAAACTTTCTGTTTCCTACGACGATCGAGGTTAGCGAGAAAGCGGTCACGCGTCGCAAGCGGTCTTGGTTCAGCCGCGACGAGATCAGTGTCAGCATCGGCAAGGTCGCTTCGGTTCACATCCAAACCGGCCTCATCTGGTCCACCATCCTCATCGAAAGCTCGGGCGGCGCCGACCCTCTCACGAGCCACGGCCACTCAAAAGGGGACGCCACGAGGATCAAAGAATTGATCGAGAACTACCAGGCCGAGCATGCGAACTTGGGCGACGAAGACCGACCGTAA
- a CDS encoding ankyrin repeat domain-containing protein: protein MAWRVAFGGAELDGAAARLVDAAHRGDAEGVRTAVQEGANPNLTFADDEGYFNLTPLMIAAQGGHVEAIRVLLKAKAKVKAKNKHISPEDGGGETALDYAVAGKHQEAARLLLEHGANLDAIESGNTPLMLAVMRDDEELVRFLLDLGADPNVASKVCSALYMAVDRDQPAIARLLLERGADPNWGDAHFHATSLIKACKKGQLECVRALLQGGADPNRQDDLHRFPLYEAATGGVIYQLKTDEDWKRYGNALNLAGSCLLTDENAKEIVELLLEYGADVHRRSPRWGTALEGAEKADRGEIYRLLVAAGA, encoded by the coding sequence ATGGCGTGGAGAGTCGCCTTCGGGGGAGCGGAATTGGACGGAGCCGCAGCGCGATTGGTGGACGCGGCGCATCGAGGAGATGCGGAAGGGGTGCGCACGGCGGTGCAAGAAGGCGCTAACCCGAACCTAACCTTTGCCGATGATGAGGGGTACTTCAACCTCACCCCTCTCATGATCGCCGCTCAAGGCGGCCATGTCGAGGCGATACGGGTCCTGCTGAAGGCGAAGGCAAAGGTTAAGGCCAAGAACAAGCACATCTCCCCGGAAGACGGAGGCGGCGAGACCGCGCTGGACTACGCCGTGGCCGGCAAACATCAAGAGGCGGCTCGACTGCTGTTGGAACACGGCGCCAATCTCGACGCCATCGAAAGCGGCAACACGCCCCTCATGCTGGCGGTGATGCGTGACGATGAGGAGCTCGTTCGCTTTCTGCTGGACCTGGGCGCCGACCCAAATGTCGCGAGCAAGGTCTGCTCCGCGCTCTACATGGCGGTCGACCGTGACCAGCCCGCAATCGCCCGTCTTCTGCTCGAGCGAGGCGCGGACCCCAATTGGGGCGACGCGCACTTTCATGCAACCTCTCTGATCAAAGCCTGCAAAAAAGGTCAGCTAGAATGCGTTCGCGCGCTGCTGCAGGGAGGCGCGGATCCGAACCGGCAAGATGATCTCCACCGGTTTCCGCTGTATGAAGCGGCTACCGGAGGCGTCATCTATCAACTCAAGACCGACGAAGATTGGAAGCGGTATGGAAACGCCCTGAATCTCGCCGGCTCCTGCCTCCTGACCGACGAAAACGCCAAGGAGATCGTGGAACTTCTGCTTGAATACGGCGCCGACGTCCACCGGCGCTCTCCCCGCTGGGGCACCGCCCTGGAGGGGGCAGAAAAGGCGGACCGAGGAGAAATTTACCGGCTCTTAGTGGCGGCGGGAGCCTAG
- a CDS encoding DUF2917 domain-containing protein has product MTITYPNRWTEQESSVSLNLDKGALIDLQPPMNGVKIQVESGSLWVTQEGDASDHVIGPGESFVTAGRGLIVVQALRCSAFRVPGQG; this is encoded by the coding sequence ATGACGATTACCTATCCCAATCGCTGGACGGAACAAGAGTCCTCGGTGTCGCTCAATTTGGACAAGGGCGCCCTCATCGACCTCCAGCCGCCGATGAACGGCGTGAAGATTCAAGTGGAATCCGGAAGCCTATGGGTGACTCAAGAGGGCGATGCCTCGGACCACGTCATCGGTCCGGGCGAGAGCTTTGTGACCGCCGGCCGAGGCCTCATCGTGGTTCAGGCGCTACGTTGCTCCGCGTTCCGGGTGCCAGGGCAGGGGTAG
- a CDS encoding VOC family protein — MAVKRMDNVGIVVEDLGATIDFFLELGLELEGRATIEGEWAGRITGLGDQHVEIAMMRTPDGHSRLELSRFLRPPIVADHRNAPVNALGYLRVMFAVDDLDDTLERLGKRGAQLVGEVVQYEDIYRLCYIRGPEGILIGLAQGLR, encoded by the coding sequence ATGGCCGTCAAACGCATGGACAACGTGGGAATCGTCGTCGAGGACTTGGGAGCGACGATCGATTTCTTTCTCGAACTCGGTCTAGAACTCGAAGGCCGGGCCACCATCGAAGGTGAATGGGCGGGGCGTATCACCGGCCTGGGCGATCAGCACGTCGAGATCGCCATGATGCGCACGCCGGACGGCCATAGCCGGCTCGAACTCTCCCGCTTCCTCCGTCCTCCCATCGTCGCCGATCACCGCAACGCCCCGGTGAACGCTCTTGGCTACCTCCGCGTTATGTTCGCCGTAGACGACCTCGACGATACGCTCGAGCGACTTGGCAAGCGCGGCGCGCAGCTCGTAGGCGAGGTCGTTCAGTACGAAGACATCTACCGCCTCTGCTACATCCGCGGCCCCGAAGGCATCCTCATCGGCCTCGCCCAAGGGCTCCGCTGA
- a CDS encoding glycoside hydrolase family 43 protein, with translation MSLLSLFARPLAVLGGLLIMVALPAQNPIVQTVYTADPAPLVHKGTLYVYTGHDEDKSTTFVMRDWRCYATKDMVNWTDLGSPLSVKDFPWAKSDAWAGQCIERNGKFYWYVPMNRKEGGMAIGVAVADRPEGPFRDAIDKPLVFDQFGDIDPCVFIDRDGQAYLGWGNPTYKYVRLNQDMVSYDTGIGDRGIFRGPMTVEAFGKRRTADRATAYEEGPWLYRRKDLYYLVYAGGPVPEHLAYATASKPAGPWKYGGEIMSTQGGSFTNHPGVVDYKGRTYLFYHNGALPGGGGFTRSVCVDEMRFGPDGAILPMDMTKEGPAPVARLNPYVRNEAETIAWASGVETEPCRAGGMQVSDIDDGDSIKVRNVDFGRGAKGFSARVASGMGGTLELRLDATDGPLIGQVRIGNVDGPENWRTESAQISGAKGVHDLFLVFRGKPAAKLFAIDWWMFTK, from the coding sequence ATGTCTCTCCTCTCGTTATTCGCGCGTCCGCTCGCCGTTCTGGGCGGGCTCCTTATCATGGTGGCCCTTCCGGCGCAGAACCCCATCGTCCAAACGGTCTACACCGCCGACCCCGCGCCGCTGGTCCACAAGGGAACGCTCTACGTCTACACGGGGCACGACGAGGACAAATCCACCACGTTCGTGATGCGGGACTGGCGGTGCTACGCCACCAAGGACATGGTGAACTGGACCGATCTCGGGTCGCCGCTCTCCGTGAAGGATTTCCCGTGGGCGAAGTCCGACGCTTGGGCGGGACAGTGCATCGAGCGCAACGGCAAGTTCTACTGGTACGTCCCCATGAACCGGAAGGAAGGCGGGATGGCGATCGGCGTTGCCGTCGCCGACCGCCCGGAAGGCCCTTTCCGAGATGCGATCGACAAGCCGCTGGTGTTCGACCAGTTTGGCGACATCGACCCGTGCGTGTTCATCGATCGCGACGGACAGGCCTACCTCGGCTGGGGGAACCCCACTTACAAATACGTTCGGCTGAACCAAGACATGGTCTCGTACGACACGGGCATCGGCGACCGGGGGATCTTTCGGGGACCGATGACGGTGGAGGCGTTTGGCAAGCGGCGGACGGCCGACCGCGCGACGGCCTACGAGGAGGGGCCCTGGCTTTATCGACGCAAGGATCTCTACTATTTGGTTTACGCAGGCGGGCCGGTTCCCGAGCACCTAGCCTACGCGACGGCCTCCAAGCCGGCGGGACCCTGGAAGTACGGTGGCGAGATCATGTCCACGCAGGGCGGGAGCTTCACCAATCACCCCGGTGTGGTCGACTACAAGGGGCGGACGTACCTCTTCTATCACAACGGTGCTCTGCCGGGCGGCGGCGGCTTTACCCGCTCGGTCTGCGTCGATGAGATGCGGTTTGGGCCGGACGGCGCGATCCTGCCGATGGACATGACGAAGGAAGGGCCGGCGCCTGTCGCCAGGCTCAACCCCTACGTCCGCAACGAAGCGGAAACCATCGCCTGGGCATCTGGCGTCGAGACCGAACCGTGTCGCGCGGGCGGGATGCAGGTCTCGGACATCGACGATGGCGACTCAATCAAGGTGAGAAACGTCGATTTCGGCCGAGGTGCTAAGGGGTTCTCCGCAAGGGTAGCGTCGGGTATGGGCGGCACCCTCGAACTCCGTCTCGACGCAACGGACGGTCCTCTGATTGGTCAAGTCCGCATAGGCAACGTCGATGGCCCGGAGAATTGGCGAACCGAGTCCGCCCAGATTTCTGGGGCCAAGGGCGTCCACGATCTCTTCCTCGTGTTCCGCGGCAAGCCCGCAGCCAAGCTCTTCGCCATTGATTGGTGGATGTTCACGAAATAG
- a CDS encoding Lrp/AsnC family transcriptional regulator, protein MDRTDREIVRLLQTDGRMTHEQISKEISLSRPAVHDRIRRLESAGVIRGYSAQVDWDALGLSLCAFLFVRVTGNCVPIAQKIWTLGTEDAMVQECHRIAGDWCLLLQTRSASTAAHLRLHDEIRAIPGVQNTMNVIALAEVLPDESRVPVPADFPATLATRRN, encoded by the coding sequence ATGGACAGGACGGATCGGGAGATAGTGAGGTTGCTACAGACGGATGGGCGGATGACGCATGAGCAGATTTCGAAGGAGATTAGCCTTTCGAGACCGGCGGTGCACGACCGGATTCGCCGGTTGGAGTCCGCCGGGGTGATTCGGGGCTACTCCGCGCAGGTGGATTGGGATGCGCTCGGGCTCTCCCTCTGCGCCTTCCTCTTCGTCCGCGTGACGGGAAACTGCGTGCCGATCGCGCAGAAGATTTGGACGCTGGGTACCGAGGATGCGATGGTCCAAGAATGCCATCGGATCGCCGGCGACTGGTGTCTGCTCTTACAAACCCGCTCGGCTTCCACGGCCGCTCATCTACGGCTTCACGACGAAATAAGAGCGATCCCCGGGGTGCAGAACACGATGAATGTTATCGCTCTAGCCGAAGTCCTTCCAGACGAAAGTCGGGTCCCCGTCCCGGCTGACTTCCCGGCAACGTTAGCCACGAGGAGAAACTGA